The Candidatus Peregrinibacteria bacterium sequence ATCCAAAGAACATTCATAGTGCTGTTACTTCTCGCATAAAAATCATGTCTGGGCTCAAAATTGATGAACAGAGAAAGCCGCAAGATGGACGCATGCTGACTTCTACGGAAGATCGAAAACAGCTCGAACTTCGTGTTTCAACGCTCCCCACAATTCATGGAGAAAAAACAGTAATGCGTCTTCAGGACAAAACACGAGATATTCCGACGTTTGAAGAACTCGGACTTACGGGAAACAATTATAAATATATGATGAATACCATTCGCAATCCGAATGGGATTACGCTGGTAACGGGGCCAACCGGATCAGGAAAAACAACGACGCTCTATTCAGCGATGAGTCTTCTCAACAAAGTGGATGTGAATATCATGACCATTGAAGATCCGGTGGAATATGAAATGGCAGGGCTTTCGCAGAGCCAAGTGCATCCTGATATCGGATATGATTTTGCTTATGGTCTTCGTACTGCGCTTCGTCAGGATCCAGACATCATCATGGTGGGAGAGATTCGTGACCAGGAAACGATTGAAATTGCCATCAAGGCTGCACTTACCGGACACATGGTGCTCAGCACCATTCATACGAATTCTGCTGTTTCGACAATTACCCGTATTTTGGATATGGGAGTACAGCCATATAAGATCACGTCTTCACTTCGAACGATTGAGGCACAGAGACTTCTCAGAAGAATTTGTCAGCACTGTAAAGAATCATATGTGGCAGAGCCAGCGGTTGTTCAGGAAATTCATAAAAAACTCGATACTCTCAGTGCGGACGAAGATTTTGACAGATCTCTTCTCCAGAATATTCAACTCTATCGTGGAAAGGGATGTGAAAAATGTGGAGGAACAGGAATGAAAGGACGAGTGGCAATTTATGAAGTAATGCCGATGAACCGAGAAATAGAAAAACTCGTACTCGAAGGAAGCCGCGAAGCAGAAATTGAGAAACTCGCACAGTTACAAGGAATGACGACGCTTCTTCAGGATGGCTACATGAAGGCGCTGAACGGAATTACGACGCTGGAGGAAGTGTATAAAGTAGCAATTAGTTAATTTTAAATTTTGAAATTTAAAATTTCTAAATAAATCCTAATTTCTAATTTTTAAAACCCATACATCAATTTGAACATTTTCCCCTTAGACATTGAAACTTAAAAATTATTTAGAAATTTCAAAATTTAAAATTAAAAATTCTCCTCAATTACTTTTTTTTCTCACCTATGCCAGATCAACTCATCTCTCCATCAATTCATATTAGTAAAGACGAATTCCGAAAGGTAAATGTCAACGAAGTCGGAATGGGCTCTCCGAAGGGAAATCTTTTTGAGCGCCTCAATGAATGGGTGGTGAACATCTCTCCGCTCAATATTAAGGAAAAAGTATCCTTTTTTCGCCTCATGGCGACGATGATTAATGCCGGAGTTTCCCTCATGAAATCACTCGCAATTATGGAAGAACAGACGAAAGATCATAAAATGAAACGAATTTGTGAAAGGCTTATTCAATATGTGGAAATGGGACAAACACTTTCCCAAGGAGTTGCCGCTTTTCCAGACGTATTTTCCACATCTGAAATTGGTATGATTCGTTCCGGAGAAGCATCCGGACGGCTGAATCATGTACTTCTGAGTCTTGCAGATCAAGTCGAGAAAGGCGCGAAACTCAGGGGGAAAATTAAGGGAGCAATGATGTACCCAATGGTAATTATTATTGTGATCATTGGTGTATTTATTACGATTACCGTCATGGTAATTCCAAAACTTAAAGAGACATTTGAGGCATCACATGCCGAACTTCCCGCAACAACACAACTCATGATTAATATTAATACACTTTTACAAGGAAGTACTCTCGGCATTCCCAACGTCATTTTTATTCTTTTGGGGCTCGGAGGACTTATAGCGCTTATTATATTTTGGAAAAAAACTGATTCTGGAAAATATTATTGGGACAGCATCATGCTTCAAATTCCTGTCTTTGGCATGCTCCGAAGAAAGCTCGTGCTTGCTTCATTCTCTCGCAGTGTTTCCACGCTTACAGACAGCGGACTTTCCATCGTAAAAACACTTCGAATTACCGCAGAAGTTGTGGGAAATGAAGTCTACAGGCGCCGAATTATTCTTCTTGCGGAAGACGTGAAACAGGGAATTACCATGGGAGAAAACCTGCAGGGAAATTCAAAGATGTTTCCCGTGATGCTCGTTTCTATGATTTCCGTGGGAGAACAAACAGCGCAAATTGCAGATGTTACGGCAAAAGTTGCGGAATTTTATGAAGATGAAGTCGACACAATGGTAAAGACACTTTCTTCTCTCATGGAACCGATTATTATTGTGGTCATTGGGAGCGTTGTGGGATTCATGGTTGCGGCCATTATGACGCCGATTATGAATATGAGTGAGGTGGTGACGAAAGGGTAGGGGAGAATGTAAAATGCAGAATGTAAAATGTAAAATGTATTTCCTTCGTGCGAGGCACCTCTCCAGAGGTGCCCGAAGAGGAATAAGAAGGACATACTTTATATACAACAATACAAAAAAAATATTTTGCAAATAAAAATAGAAGGAAATAGCAGAAAAAAGACGAAAAACGCTTGGATTTTGCCAAAATATTTGCTATAATAGCTCTAAGAAATAAATACATTTCCTTACTTCTGAAACAATTTTTTCCTCTTCTTTTTTTATTATTTCATCTCCCTCAATATGAAAAGGACGCAAGGTTTTACCCTTATTGAGTTGCTTGTAGTGATTACCATCATTGGTATTCTTGCGGTAACGTCGATAACTCTCTTTACGAACTCTCAAGAGAAAGCAAAAGATGCGGCAAGGCAAGCAGATCTTTCTTCTATGGAATCTGCAGTGAATTTATACTATGCAAATGCTTCTCTTTATCCGGGAGCAGCAACTGTGGCCGATTTTGCGAAGTTAACAAAAGCGGATTTAACAACCGCAATAGTTGGAAATTATATCAATAAGCTTTCTATTGATCCCTCAAGTCCGACAAATAAGTATGACTATGCGGTGGAGTATGAAACAGCTGGTGACCCAACTAAACCAGTAAAATATTGGGAGTTTTCTGTTGAATTAGAATCAAGTACCAATGACGCAAAAGAGGATGCAGATGGTGGAAATAATGGTGATCAACTTGAGGCAGGTAAAGGTACCTTAAGTGTAGGGGGAGCTACTGCTACTAATGATTATGTAGAAGATGGTAGTGGTGTTAATGGCGCAATACAAACGTCATGGTCGTCATAATGTGATTTAGGCGGTTTATATAACGTATGAAAAAGGAGTCAGATGATAAACAACTGGCTCCTTTTTAAATTCTGTGGAAAATTTATTCCCTTCTTCTTTTTATATTTTTTGTGTATATTTTGAATAATGAAACTATTTCCTTTTGTAAATATTATTATGTTTTTGCAAAAGAAAAAACTTGAAAGCAGAGGGTTTACACTTATTGAACTTCTTGTGGTGATTACAATTATTGGAATTCTCGCCGTGGTGAGCATAACAAATTATCAAAGTGCACAAGAAAAAGCACTTGATACTGCACGGATTGCTGACATGAATACATTACTCAATTCAACCCAACTTTACCTTCATACAAATTCAGTAGTACCCCATGAAGACTCTGGAGATCTTTCCAAACAAACCCTTGAAGATGCGATGAATGGCGTGTTTTTAACGAGTGTTCCTGTAGATCCCGCCACGAATCAATATGTATATGCCATTGGAAATGGCCGCGATGGTGAAGAATATGGCGCATTTGAATACAACTCCCAACTCGCTTCCTCCCTTAACGATATTCAAGAACAATCCGATGGTGGCGATGTCCCGGAACTCTATGAGAATGGAAATGACACGCTTGAACTCGCGCCAACAGATTTTCCGCTTGGTGTTGGAGATATCTCCGAGACAGTGACGTATTGGGTAAGGACGGAATAAAAATCTCATTTTCTCTTCTGTCTATTGCGAACTCGCCAACCGTGGCAGTGTGGTGAGGGGAAATGGCTCGACAATATTCTCCCAAGGTATAAAATGGTTGCAAAAATTTTATACTTCGGTATAATATTCACGATGATAAAGCCTCGTTATCTTCGGCAGTCTATAACTCAAGATCTTAAAGAGAAAATGGTCTTTATTGCTGGACCGAGACAGGTGGGGAAGACAACTCTTGCAAAAATAATAGCGGAACAAAATTTTTCACATTCCACGTATTTTAATTGGGACCATCGAGGAGATCGAAAAAATATTTTGGATGGGACATTTCCCGCTGCGAGCAAAATCGTAATTTTTGATGAACTTCATAAATATCGAGGATGGAAAAATTACATAAAAGGTATTTTTGATACATACAAAGATCAATTTTCTATTCTTGTTACTGGCAGTGCGCGCCTGGATATATATCGAAAAGGCGGAGATTCTCTTCTTGGACGATATCATTCCTATCGTCTTCATCCATTTTCACTCGCTGAAATAGTTTCAAAAGAAACGCTCCATGATGAAATATTTCGCGAACTCTCATTCCCAAAATCAAAAAAAACGAAAGAAGCATTTGATGCTCTCTTTAAATTTGGAGGATTTCCAGAGCCCCTTTTCCATCAAACAGAAAAAGCATTGAGACGTTGGCAAAATGAACGAGTCGATCGGCTCATTAAAGAAGATATTCGGGACATTGAGTTCGTTCGGGATATGTCCGCATTGCAGGTTCTTGTGGAGCTTCTTTTGGAACGAGCAGGGGGAAGATTGTCTTTAAATTCCATAAGCACTGACCTCAATGTAAACCATAAAACAGCCTCTCTCTGGGTGGATATTTTAGAACGTTTTTATTATCATTTTCGCATCTATCCGTTTTCATTTCACACGATTAAATCACTCCGAAAAGAGCCAAAACTGTATCTCTGGGATTGGTCACCAATTGGTGATGAAGGGCATAAATTTGAAAATATGGTCGCTTCTCATCTTCTCAAATTCATTCATTTTTTGTGTGATGCAGAAGGACACAAGGCAGAGCTTTTTTATCTTCGAGATAGAGAAGGAAGGGAAGTTGATTTTTTGGTTACAATCAATAAAAAACCTTGGTTTGCAGTAGAGGCAAAACTTTCTGAAAAAACTCCTTCAAAACACCTGCATTATTTTAAAGAACGCCTCAAAATTCCTTTTGTATACCAAGTTGTCGCGCTCCCACATATAGATATTCTCCAAAGCGGGATTCGAGTGATGAGCGCCAATCAATTTTTTATGGGTCTTATTTGAGAAAAAAAGAAGAGAATTTACGGGATATCAATTACAAAAGTGTGAGTGTGAGAATTGAGTAGTCAGGGAAAAAATTTGCGTTAGCAAATTTTTTCAAGAGGTCCTTCGACTCCTCCGCTAAAGCGGAGGCGCTGAGGACACGCAGTGTCTTTCCTCCTCGACTCGCCCGCCTTCGCTGGCTCGCTCGGAGCAAATTTAACTGTGGCGTGCCATTCGAAGCGTCAGCAGTAAATTGCTTAACGATTGCCCTTCTTCGCTAAAGCTACGAAGGGCATTCTTCGCTGACGCGAAGAATGGTGGAGATGGGGGGAATTGAACCCCCGTCCAGAAAGGCGAACCCAAAACTTCTACCAAATCATAGTTCCTTTTGATTTTCCTTTTCCATAATAGAAAAAGAACAAAAATTTATGAAAAAGTCATATTTGATCGTACAAAAAGGCTTTCAAATAGGGAAACCAAGACTTTTTGTTCTGGAGAAATGACACTTCATTCTCCGTTTCCAGAAGAACAAAAGACGAAGCGTCTCCGGAGCAGAGCTCAACGGAGATAAATTGGAAACTAAAAAAGTTACTTTAGGCAGCTACAGGAATTGAAGCGTAAGCTTCACTCTGCATTGCGAATCGCTCCCCAAGGGAAGCGACAGCTCTTTTTGCAGTTTGTCCAATTTTTGAAAGTGACGTAGCACTTATGGTACCACTTTTCGGATCTGCGGGGAGAAAAATGGTGAATCCCCGGATGGCAGTTTTGAACTCGGCTAATCTTCCTGTCGAATGCCGGTCATCCCCATGATATTAATGAGCGCATGTTTTATTTTCTCATATTTTTGGGATTTATGGAAGAGACGCGATTAATCGCGTCTTTCCATGAATATTTACACCTGTGCGACAAATCCAAAATATCCGAGAACACATCCGAGAACGATAACAAAAATTCCTCCAACCGTCAGAATATGTTTTATTTTCAGGAAAATTTTCATAATTTTCATCATATCCTGTGGAGCAAGAAGAAGCATGAGTCCCTTCACAAGAGATCCCCATCCAAGAAGAGTAATTATGACTTCCCAGCGCATTTCCCACACGTTATGGTATGTAGCAATAAGGAATCCGATAATGAGCGCCATCATGCCGCCCAAAAACATCCCTACTATACTTTCAGAAAGTTCTTCTAAAAGCTTACGATAGTGATTTTTATTGAATAAAAAACCAACGCCGATGACAACATATACGAGCGAAAGAAGCTTCGCAATAAAAATGGATAAGCTCATAAGGTTTGGGAAAAGAGAAAAAAATCAAAAAGAACGCGGAGAGAGGCGATCATTTTTGCTTCTTTCGAAAGAGCAGCGTCTTGACCTCAGAAAATTTCTTTTCGGTAAAAACAAGGTAAGAAAAAAATCCAGAAAGAACGAGGTCCACCCAAAATCCAAAACCGATGATGCTGAAATAAAAATTCGAACTGAGAAGCCATAAAACTGGTCCCGCAAAAATAGCTCCTGCCAATATCTTCTCCATCATTTTTTGCTCCATTCCCATGTCTGGGATTTTTATTCCCGCCATCGGCAGTATCTTCACGGCAAGATAGAGAATGCTCCCCAAAAAAGTGAGATTTCCATATGACCTGAGACCATTTCTTGAGAAGTACACTATGCTTCCATACTGTCCATATGAATACGATTCCCAGGGAAAAAACAAAAACATGAGAATCCCAAAAACCAGAATGAGCAAATACTTCTCATCAGAAGTTGATTTTTTCCAAGATTCTTTGAGTTTCTGTACTTCAGCAGGCATATGTGTGGGAAAAATCCCTTTTTTTATACTCTTTCTTCTCAAATTTGTAAATCATAATACAATGGTACTGCATTCTTTTTCTTTTCATGAAAATTCTCGCCCTCGATATCGGTCATAAACGTATTGGAACGGCAATTGGAGATTCAAAAATCGGAATTGCATTTCCGCAAGAAATCCTCGTGACTTCCGACTCAAAAAACAATATATTTTCTGAAATTTTTAAAATGGTTGAAAAAAATGCCATCACAAAAATACTCGTGGGGTATCCTAAAAATTTTTCAAATGAAGGCGATGAGCAGTGTGAACGCTGCCGAGATTTTGCTGATAATTTTGAAGACTATCTTCAATCGCTCGGAAAAAAAATTCCAGTCGATTTTATTTCAGAAGGAATTTCTACCCAAATTGCTACCAAAAAATTGAGAGGAATTGGATTTTCGGAAAAAGATCAGCGTGGACAGAAGGATTCCATCGCTGCCGCCGTATTTTTACAGGAATATTTGGATCAGAAAATTATCAGTGATGAGTAGTCAGTCGTGAGGAATCAAAGTCTTTTTTTTGAACTCATGACGATTTTTTTCGCCTCAATTTTCTCTATTATTTCTTTCAAGCGAAGTTTGTTGAGGTTGTGAAGAAAAAGGGCGATTTCATTATCGCTCAGGTGTTTGTCGAAAGAAATTTGTTCGGAAAGGGGAACATGCTGAAATTCTTTTTCAAGTTCATAAATCTCCTTATTAATATGATGGATATGGCTCGCTCCAAGATATGGTTTTAAAATAACGTAATCAACTCCTTTGTTAAAAATTTCAATTCCATCTCGACCAGAATCAGCAGTCGCGATAATAATGGGTTTTTGTTTGAGCTTTAATCTTTCTATATATCGAAGAATGAAGAAATTATCTTCAATATTTGGAAGAGTGCTGATAATGACCTCGGCATCTTCTAAGTTCAAATTTTCGAGAAGCTCCGCATCTTCAGCGTCTCCGAACATACAATTTATTTTCTTCGTAATGAGTTTTCGGATCACATGATTGTCGTGGTCAACTACAATATAATCATCTTTAAAGCCCAAAATTTGTTCCAAAACCTGCTCTCCCACCTGACCACATCCGAAAAGAATAATATGATGCGCAAGAGCTTTTTTCATTTTTCCCACATTTTTTGGTTTTCTGAATTCGAAATAAGAAAGCACGG is a genomic window containing:
- a CDS encoding type II secretion system F family protein, giving the protein MPDQLISPSIHISKDEFRKVNVNEVGMGSPKGNLFERLNEWVVNISPLNIKEKVSFFRLMATMINAGVSLMKSLAIMEEQTKDHKMKRICERLIQYVEMGQTLSQGVAAFPDVFSTSEIGMIRSGEASGRLNHVLLSLADQVEKGAKLRGKIKGAMMYPMVIIIVIIGVFITITVMVIPKLKETFEASHAELPATTQLMININTLLQGSTLGIPNVIFILLGLGGLIALIIFWKKTDSGKYYWDSIMLQIPVFGMLRRKLVLASFSRSVSTLTDSGLSIVKTLRITAEVVGNEVYRRRIILLAEDVKQGITMGENLQGNSKMFPVMLVSMISVGEQTAQIADVTAKVAEFYEDEVDTMVKTLSSLMEPIIIVVIGSVVGFMVAAIMTPIMNMSEVVTKG
- a CDS encoding type II secretion system protein, which produces MKRTQGFTLIELLVVITIIGILAVTSITLFTNSQEKAKDAARQADLSSMESAVNLYYANASLYPGAATVADFAKLTKADLTTAIVGNYINKLSIDPSSPTNKYDYAVEYETAGDPTKPVKYWEFSVELESSTNDAKEDADGGNNGDQLEAGKGTLSVGGATATNDYVEDGSGVNGAIQTSWSS
- a CDS encoding ATP-binding protein, with product MRTRQPWQCGEGKWLDNILPRYKMVAKILYFGIIFTMIKPRYLRQSITQDLKEKMVFIAGPRQVGKTTLAKIIAEQNFSHSTYFNWDHRGDRKNILDGTFPAASKIVIFDELHKYRGWKNYIKGIFDTYKDQFSILVTGSARLDIYRKGGDSLLGRYHSYRLHPFSLAEIVSKETLHDEIFRELSFPKSKKTKEAFDALFKFGGFPEPLFHQTEKALRRWQNERVDRLIKEDIRDIEFVRDMSALQVLVELLLERAGGRLSLNSISTDLNVNHKTASLWVDILERFYYHFRIYPFSFHTIKSLRKEPKLYLWDWSPIGDEGHKFENMVASHLLKFIHFLCDAEGHKAELFYLRDREGREVDFLVTINKKPWFAVEAKLSEKTPSKHLHYFKERLKIPFVYQVVALPHIDILQSGIRVMSANQFFMGLI
- a CDS encoding type II/IV secretion system protein — translated: MPDKNTKEKLTDAIIAGNIPQIVLYTLEHAFELGSSDLHFEPGEHTVRIRFRVDGILREIIEYPKNIHSAVTSRIKIMSGLKIDEQRKPQDGRMLTSTEDRKQLELRVSTLPTIHGEKTVMRLQDKTRDIPTFEELGLTGNNYKYMMNTIRNPNGITLVTGPTGSGKTTTLYSAMSLLNKVDVNIMTIEDPVEYEMAGLSQSQVHPDIGYDFAYGLRTALRQDPDIIMVGEIRDQETIEIAIKAALTGHMVLSTIHTNSAVSTITRILDMGVQPYKITSSLRTIEAQRLLRRICQHCKESYVAEPAVVQEIHKKLDTLSADEDFDRSLLQNIQLYRGKGCEKCGGTGMKGRVAIYEVMPMNREIEKLVLEGSREAEIEKLAQLQGMTTLLQDGYMKALNGITTLEEVYKVAIS
- a CDS encoding prepilin-type N-terminal cleavage/methylation domain-containing protein, with protein sequence MKLFPFVNIIMFLQKKKLESRGFTLIELLVVITIIGILAVVSITNYQSAQEKALDTARIADMNTLLNSTQLYLHTNSVVPHEDSGDLSKQTLEDAMNGVFLTSVPVDPATNQYVYAIGNGRDGEEYGAFEYNSQLASSLNDIQEQSDGGDVPELYENGNDTLELAPTDFPLGVGDISETVTYWVRTE
- the ruvX gene encoding Holliday junction resolvase RuvX; the protein is MKILALDIGHKRIGTAIGDSKIGIAFPQEILVTSDSKNNIFSEIFKMVEKNAITKILVGYPKNFSNEGDEQCERCRDFADNFEDYLQSLGKKIPVDFISEGISTQIATKKLRGIGFSEKDQRGQKDSIAAAVFLQEYLDQKIISDE